One Oceanicoccus sagamiensis genomic region harbors:
- a CDS encoding DUF748 domain-containing protein, with the protein MIVRLIKGRLGKVIVVITMLLLLLPEALRFAVVKIIAAEGLGEATIENVDLNLFTGTVAVDGFSLAREQQEKVNVARVSLNIALLRLLFSEIHLQQLELDGLALSVIKTEQGEWEVVLPLAANDQPEAEPEEPVTLPLLGLDQAKLNNVTVKLVSKEANGLLEIKQLALENLSTWQNLKSTLVLDAAWNDAPIRIDISATPIDPQPTLKGSIKLDKVGLQQLAPLAGQAVLGNISLSSDFNAYKNKAGDIVAEISADLSLEQMNTAYKQLGVASQKLAWQGSVDLAMVDDGIEYTVQGDAESSGLSIRDDKEKIALISWERFAIKQFSVDELLNTSVEELQLENVTAINDDESDEGKFYIGQVGLKEISLKQGNHLMVSLLQISDIQYQVVVTPSGELRIQTLVSTLEEGLEDTQDAAQMPDDNSSAEPFVFTIKKSEIVDGGKIVFTDHRFAVPVREVINIKKFSVLDHDSANPEVPFKLDFEGSLGEFSTLLLTGEATIYSEEIALDFKGEFDAIPLPVVSPYTEAYLGYHLTRGQYDHTFELTIDHKDILLDNQLFLRQLKLKPVDPDKAQPMDKQLDVPLGFALNMLRDSNDNIELDVPIKGRMDQPDINIDDVVNDALAKALRTGATSYLTLALQPYGAVLMAADYVGGQLSTIKLDPIDYADGAGEMTQEQQAYVDKIGNLMLERPKLKLTICGTAGDSDREALQTRGGEESTIPESALIALADIRGKQVKRRMTEQGIKSRRLFLCQPAYQAEAISGVTLTM; encoded by the coding sequence ATGATTGTAAGACTGATCAAAGGACGGCTGGGGAAAGTCATTGTCGTTATCACTATGTTGTTACTGCTGTTGCCGGAAGCACTGCGTTTTGCTGTGGTGAAAATAATTGCTGCTGAGGGTTTGGGCGAGGCCACTATTGAAAATGTAGACCTGAATCTATTTACCGGTACTGTCGCCGTGGATGGCTTTAGTCTGGCGCGGGAACAGCAGGAAAAAGTCAACGTCGCACGAGTCTCCCTGAATATTGCCCTGTTGCGGTTACTGTTTTCAGAAATACATCTACAACAACTGGAGCTTGACGGATTAGCGCTGTCGGTGATTAAAACGGAGCAGGGAGAGTGGGAAGTCGTACTGCCTCTGGCGGCTAACGATCAGCCAGAAGCAGAGCCGGAAGAGCCGGTTACTTTACCGCTGTTAGGTCTTGATCAGGCAAAGCTAAACAATGTTACGGTCAAGTTGGTTAGTAAAGAGGCCAACGGCCTATTGGAGATCAAACAGTTAGCGCTCGAGAACCTCAGTACCTGGCAAAATCTTAAGTCCACCCTGGTACTGGATGCAGCCTGGAACGATGCTCCAATACGGATTGATATTAGCGCCACTCCCATTGATCCCCAGCCCACACTAAAAGGCAGCATTAAGCTGGATAAAGTAGGCTTGCAGCAACTGGCGCCATTAGCCGGGCAGGCCGTGTTAGGTAATATCAGCCTTAGCAGTGATTTTAACGCTTATAAAAATAAAGCCGGCGATATCGTTGCCGAGATCAGCGCAGACTTATCTCTGGAGCAAATGAATACCGCCTATAAACAGCTGGGGGTGGCCAGCCAAAAATTGGCCTGGCAGGGGTCTGTCGACTTGGCGATGGTGGATGATGGCATTGAATACACCGTACAAGGGGATGCCGAATCCAGTGGCTTATCCATTCGGGATGACAAAGAAAAAATAGCCCTAATCTCCTGGGAGCGTTTTGCCATAAAACAATTCTCCGTGGATGAATTACTCAATACCAGCGTGGAAGAACTACAGCTTGAAAACGTCACTGCGATTAATGATGATGAGAGTGATGAGGGCAAATTTTATATCGGCCAAGTGGGTCTCAAGGAGATCAGCTTAAAGCAGGGCAACCATTTAATGGTTAGCCTATTACAAATTTCTGATATTCAATACCAGGTGGTAGTAACGCCATCCGGTGAATTGAGAATACAAACTCTGGTAAGCACCTTGGAGGAAGGTCTGGAAGATACCCAGGACGCCGCTCAGATGCCTGATGATAATTCCAGCGCCGAGCCCTTTGTCTTTACCATTAAAAAATCTGAAATAGTGGATGGCGGTAAAATCGTCTTTACGGATCATCGCTTTGCTGTGCCGGTAAGAGAAGTGATTAATATCAAAAAATTCAGCGTGCTTGATCATGATAGCGCCAACCCAGAGGTGCCGTTTAAGCTGGATTTTGAGGGCAGCCTGGGTGAGTTTTCAACACTGCTATTAACTGGCGAAGCCACTATTTACTCTGAAGAAATAGCGCTGGATTTTAAGGGTGAATTTGATGCGATACCGCTGCCGGTGGTGTCACCCTATACCGAAGCCTATCTGGGCTACCACCTGACCCGTGGCCAGTACGACCATACCTTTGAGCTAACCATTGACCATAAGGACATCCTGCTGGATAACCAATTATTTTTACGGCAGCTGAAATTAAAACCGGTTGACCCCGATAAAGCCCAGCCGATGGATAAACAGTTAGATGTACCGCTGGGTTTTGCCTTGAATATGCTGCGCGATAGCAATGACAATATAGAGCTTGATGTGCCGATCAAGGGCCGTATGGACCAGCCGGATATCAATATTGATGATGTGGTCAACGATGCTCTGGCCAAAGCGCTCAGGACCGGTGCGACCAGCTATCTGACCCTGGCCCTGCAGCCCTATGGTGCGGTGCTGATGGCCGCCGATTATGTAGGCGGGCAATTATCTACCATCAAATTAGACCCTATTGACTATGCCGATGGCGCAGGGGAAATGACGCAGGAGCAGCAGGCCTATGTCGATAAGATCGGCAACTTGATGTTGGAGCGCCCGAAATTAAAACTCACCATTTGCGGTACCGCCGGGGATAGTGACAGAGAGGCTTTGCAAACCCGTGGTGGCGAAGAGAGTACGATCCCTGAATCTGCTTTAATCGCCCTGGCCGATATACGCGGCAAGCAAGTGAAGCGGCGGATGACAGAACAGGGGATTAAAAGCCGCCGCTTATTTTTATGCCAGCCCGCTTATCAAGCAGAGGCTATCAGTGGTGTGACCTTAACGATGTGA